The following proteins are encoded in a genomic region of Triticum dicoccoides isolate Atlit2015 ecotype Zavitan chromosome 1B, WEW_v2.0, whole genome shotgun sequence:
- the LOC119349222 gene encoding histone H4 encodes MSGRGKGGKGLGKGGAKRHRKVLRDNIQGITKPAIRRLARRGGVKRISGLIYEETRGVLKIFLENVIRDAVTYTEHARRKTVTAMDVVYALKRQGRTLYGFGG; translated from the coding sequence ATGTCCGGCCGCGGCAAGGGAGGCAAGGGGCTCGGCAAGGGCGGCGCCAAGCGCCACCGGAAGGTCCTGCGCGACAACATCCagggcatcaccaagccggcgatcCGGCGGCTGGCGCGGAGGGGCGGCGTGAAGCGCATCTCGGGgctcatctacgaggagacccgcggcgtgctcaagatcttcctcgagaacgTCATCCGCGATGCCGTCACCTACACCGAACACGCCCGCCGCAAGACCGTCACCGCCATGGACGTCGTCTACGCGCTCAAGCGCCAGGGCCGCACCCTCTACGGATTCGGCGGCTAG
- the LOC119349220 gene encoding histone H3.3-like isoform X3 has translation MVARKSAPAIGGAKNRHRFRPVIVALREIRKYQKSTELLIRKLPFQRLVREITQDFKTDLRFQSSAVSALQEAAEAYLVGLFEDTNLCAIHAKRVTIMPKDIQLTRRICGERA, from the exons ATG GTGGCCCGCAAATCCGCCCCTGCCATCGGCGGCGCGAAGAATCGCCACCGCTTCCGCCCCGTCATCGTCGCCCTCCGCGAGATCCGCAAGTACCAGAAGAGCACCGAGCTGCTCATCCGCAAGCTCCCCTTCCAGCGCCTGGTGAGGGAGATCACCCAGGACTTCAAGACCGACCTCCGCTTCCAGAGCTCCGCCGTCTCCGCCCTGCAGGAGGCCGCCGAGGCGTACCTGGTGGGGCTCTTCGAGGACACCAACCTCTGCGCCATCCACGCCAAGCGCGTCACCATCATGCCCAAGGACATTCAGCTCACCCGCCGCATCTGTGGAGAGAGGGCCTAG
- the LOC119349220 gene encoding histone H3.3-like isoform X1, translating to MPTTPEIMFTAATHYAEATFSSNLTHAHYQVARKSAPAIGGAKNRHRFRPVIVALREIRKYQKSTELLIRKLPFQRLVREITQDFKTDLRFQSSAVSALQEAAEAYLVGLFEDTNLCAIHAKRVTIMPKDIQLTRRICGERA from the exons ATGCCCACGACTCCAGAAATCATGTTTACTGCCGCAACTCACTATGCTGAAGCAACTTTCTCCTCCAACCTAACACATGCTCATtatcag GTGGCCCGCAAATCCGCCCCTGCCATCGGCGGCGCGAAGAATCGCCACCGCTTCCGCCCCGTCATCGTCGCCCTCCGCGAGATCCGCAAGTACCAGAAGAGCACCGAGCTGCTCATCCGCAAGCTCCCCTTCCAGCGCCTGGTGAGGGAGATCACCCAGGACTTCAAGACCGACCTCCGCTTCCAGAGCTCCGCCGTCTCCGCCCTGCAGGAGGCCGCCGAGGCGTACCTGGTGGGGCTCTTCGAGGACACCAACCTCTGCGCCATCCACGCCAAGCGCGTCACCATCATGCCCAAGGACATTCAGCTCACCCGCCGCATCTGTGGAGAGAGGGCCTAG
- the LOC119349220 gene encoding histone H3.3-like isoform X2, whose translation MVNVARKSAPAIGGAKNRHRFRPVIVALREIRKYQKSTELLIRKLPFQRLVREITQDFKTDLRFQSSAVSALQEAAEAYLVGLFEDTNLCAIHAKRVTIMPKDIQLTRRICGERA comes from the exons ATGGTAAAT GTGGCCCGCAAATCCGCCCCTGCCATCGGCGGCGCGAAGAATCGCCACCGCTTCCGCCCCGTCATCGTCGCCCTCCGCGAGATCCGCAAGTACCAGAAGAGCACCGAGCTGCTCATCCGCAAGCTCCCCTTCCAGCGCCTGGTGAGGGAGATCACCCAGGACTTCAAGACCGACCTCCGCTTCCAGAGCTCCGCCGTCTCCGCCCTGCAGGAGGCCGCCGAGGCGTACCTGGTGGGGCTCTTCGAGGACACCAACCTCTGCGCCATCCACGCCAAGCGCGTCACCATCATGCCCAAGGACATTCAGCTCACCCGCCGCATCTGTGGAGAGAGGGCCTAG